CCCGTTGGTGACGTAGCCTCGGTGCCGGGCTCACGATGAGCACGCCGTCGATGAGCTCATAGCGATGCCCGTCGTCGGGTATCGAGTCCAGATCCGCGTTGGTCAGGGGCCTGCCGTAGGGCAAACCTCGTACCTGCGTCGTCATGGTCGCCATCGTAGTGTTCCTCCCCCGTCATGTCTCCAGTGAAGACGGGGGAGGGCGCGCCTGCCAGACCCTACCCGCGAGTTGTGGACTACCGCTCGCGGTCGAGGTTCGCCATCTTCAGCACGTCGAGACGACGGTCGAGTTCCTCCTCGGAGAGGGCGTCGCCGATCAGGCCGCGGTCGATCACGGTCTGCCGGATGGTCTTGCCCTCCTTGAGGGCCTCCTTGGCGACGGCCGCCGCCTCTTCGTAGCCGATGGCGCTGTTGAGCGGCGTGACGATCGAGGGGCTCGACTCGGCGAGGGTGCGCAGCCGGTCCTCGTGCGCCACCAGCCCGGAGATGCAGCGGTCGGCGAACAGCCGGGACACGTTCGCCAGCAGGGTGATCGACTCCAGCACGTTGCGCGCCATCATCGGGATGTAGACGTTCAGTTCGAAGGCGCCGTTGCCGCCGCCCCAGGTGACGGCGGCGTCGTTCCCGATCACCTGCGCGGCGACCTGCGTCACGGCCTCGGGGAGGACGGGATTCACTTTGCCGGGCATGATCGAACTGCCCGGCTGCAGGTCGGGAAGCGCGATCTCGCCGAGACCGGTGAGCGGGCCGGAGCCCATCCACCGGATGTCGTTGGCGATCTTGGTCAGCGAGACCGCGACCGTCTTGAGCTGGCCGGACAGTTCGACGAGGCCGTCGCGCGCGGCCTGCGCCTCGAAGTTGTTCTGGGCGAGCGCCAGCGCCTCGACGCCGGTGAGGCGCTGCAACTCGGCGACCACCTTGGTGCCGAAGCCGTCCGGGGCGTTGAGTCCGGTGCCGACCGCGGTGCCGCCGATCGGCAGTTCACCGACGCGGAGCAGTGTGCTCTGGACGCGTTCGATACCGGCCTCGATCTGCCGGGTGTAGCCGCCGAACTCCTGGCCGAGGGTCACCGGCACGGCGTCCATCAGGTGGGTGCGGCCACTCTTGACCACGGTGCGCCACGTATCGGACTTGACGCCGAGTTCGTCGGCCAGATGTTGCAGGGCGGGGACCAGATCGCGGACGACGCCCTCGGTGGCGGCGATGTGCGTCGCGGTGGGGAAGGTGTCGTTGGAACTCTGCGACATGTTGACGTCGTCGTTCGGATGCACGTCGACGCCGCGGCGGGCACAGATCGAGGCGATCACCTCGTTGGCGTTCATGTTGGAGCTGGTGCCCGAGCCGGTCTGGAACACGTCGATCGGGAACTGGTCGTCGTGGCGCCCGTCGGCGATCTCGGTGGCCGCGGCGATGATGGCCTCGGCCTTGGTCTCGTCGAGCAGCCCGAGGTCGGAGTTGACCTGTGCGCAGGCCGCCTTGAGCAGGCCCATGGCGCGGATCTGGGAGCGTTCCAGCGGACGGAACGAGATCGGGAAGTTCTCCACGGCGCGCTGGGTCTGCGCCCGCCAGAGGGCGTCGACGGGCACCTTGACCTCGCCCATGGTGTCGTGCTCGATGCGGTACTCGGTCATCGGTCTGCTCCTCGCGCCAGAGAACTTTAGGGTTACCTAACTCTAGCGCGCGGATCTGAGACGGCGGGTTGTGGGTCGTCACGACCCCACAACCCCGCCGTGTCACCGCATCACTCGGGGCAGTGTCCTCGCCCGTTGCGCTCGACGAGCTCGGCCCTGACGGGTCAGCGCTCCTTGGAGCGGATCCGGACGCCGGAGATCGGGACGCTCACGGCGCCCGAGGGATCGGTGAAGAAGTCGTTGCCCTTGTCGTCGACGACGATGAAGGCGGGGAAGTTCTCCACCTCGATCTTCCAGACGGCCTCCATGCCGAGTTCGGGGTACTCGATCACTTCCTGGCTCTTGATGCAGTCCAGTGCCAGGCGGGCGGCGGGGCCGCCGATGGAGCCCAGGTAGAAGCCGCCATGCGCGTCGCAGGCCTGGGTGACCTGCTTGGAGCGGTTGCCCTTGGCGAGCATCACCAGCGAACCGCCGGCGGCCTGGAACTGTTCGACGTACGAATCCATGCGGCCGGCGGTGGTCGGGCCGAACGATCCCGACGCCATGCCCTCGGGGGTCTTCGCCGGGCCCGCGTAGTACACCGGGTGGTTCTTCAGGTACTCGGGCATCGGCTCGCCTGCCTCGAGGCGCTCGGCGATCTTCGCGTGCGCGATGTCGCGCGCCACCACCAGAGGGCCGGTCAGCGACAGCCGGGTCTTGACCGGGTACTTGGTGAGTTCGGCGAGGATCTCGTCCATCGGCCGGTTCAGGTCGATCTCGACCACGGCGCCGCCCTCGATGTCCTCGGCGACACCGGCGTCGGGCATGTACTGCGCCGGATCGGTCTCCAACTGCTCCAGGAAGACGCCGTCGGCGGTGATCTTGCCGAGCGCCTGGCGGTCGGCCGAGCACGACACCGCGATCGCTACCGGGCACGACGCGCCGTGGCGCGGCAGCCGGATCACGCGGACGTCGTGGCAGAAGTACTTGCCGCCGAACTGCGCACCGATGCCGAAGGACTGGGTCAGCTTGAAGACCTCCTCCTCCAGCGCGGTGTCGCGGAAACCGTGACCGGTCATGTCGCCCTCGGTCGGCAGATCGTCCAGGTAGTGCGCCGAGGCGTACTTGGCGGTCTTGAGCGCGAACTCGGCGGAGGTGCCGCCGATCACCACGGCGAGGTGGTACGGCGGGCAGGCCGCGGTGCCCAGCGAGCGGATCTTCTCGTCCAGGAAGGAGAGGATCTTCTTGGGGTTCAGGATCGCCTTGGTCTCCTGGAACAGGAACGACTTGTTGGCCGAGCCGCCGCCCTTGGCCATGAACAGGAACTTGTACTCGGGTCCCTTCGGGCCCTGCTCGGTCGCGTAGATCTCCACCTGCGCGGGCAGGTTGGTGCCGGTGTTCTTCTCGTCGTACATGGTCAGCGGTGCGAGCTGCGAGTAGCGCAGGTTCAGCTTGGTGTACGCGTCGTAGACGCCGCGGGAGATCCACTCGCCGTCGTCGACGCCGGTGAGCACGCCCTCACCCTTCTTGCCCATCACGATCGCGGTGCCGGTGTCCTGGCACATCGGCAGCACCCCGCCGGCCGAGATGTTGACGTTCTTGAGGAGGTCGAGCGCGACGAAGCGGTCGTTGCCCGAGGCCTCCGGGTCGTCGATGATCTTCCGCAGCTGGCGCAGATGGGCCGGGCGCAGGTAGTGGCTGATGTCGTGAATCGCCTCCGCGGTGAGCTTCCGCAGGGCCTCCGGATCCACCTTCAGGAAGGTCCGGCCGTCGACCTCGATGGTCGAGACGCCCTCGCTGGTGATCAGGCGATACGGGGTGTCGTCGTGATCGGCGGGCAGCAGATCGGAGTAGAGGAATTCGGGGGCGGGGGCTGATTCACTCACGGGTCTCGATGATACGGAGCACCCGCCCTGACCTGCGTCTTAGTGCATCCTAACTCGGCTAGGATTCGTATCCGTGACGGGAATCAATGATGCGGCGTCGACGCTCCACCACATCGGCGAGCTGGCCGGAGTGGTGGCCTTCGCGGCGTCCGGGGCGCTCACAGCGGTGCGCCGGCACCTGGACGTCGTCGGCATCATGCTGCTGTCGGTGGCGACGTCGCTCGGCGGCGGTGTGATCCGCGACGTCATGATCGGTAATACGCCGCCGAGCGCGTTCACCAACATGCAGTACCTGATCTGCGCGTTGATCGCCGGGGCCGTGGTGTGCGTCTGGCATCCGCCGTTCCGCTACACCCGCTGGCCGCTGGACATCACCGATGCGATCGGCCTCGGCCTGTTCGCGGTGACCGGCACCGTCATCGCCTACAGTGCGGGCCTCAACGCGCCCGGATCGGCGCTGCTCGGTATGACCACGGCGATCGGTGGCGGTGCGATCCGCGACGTGCTCACCGGTCAGGTGCCGAGCGTGTTGCTGCCTCAGCAGCACCTGTACGCGATCCCCGCGCTGCTCTGCTCCTCGACGGTCGCCGCGCTGCTCCGCTTCGCGCATTACCAGCCGTGGATGGGCCTGGCGTGCGCCGCGATGGCCACCGCGGTGCGGCTGGCGTCCCTGCGGTTCAGCTGGCACGGCCCGCAACCGTGGTACGTGGCGCGGTGGCGGCGCGATCGCCTCTGATCAGACTCTGATCAGACGACGCCCGAGGGCGCGCGCCGCGTGCCCGGCTGCTGGCGCGGCATCCGGTTCGGCGGTACCGGGTAGGCGATACCCATTCCGGCGGTGCCCAGGGCGATGTTGGGCCCGCACTGAACCAGCGAGTTCTTCATCTCGGGGACCGGATCGCCGAGGTGCGGGCGCGCGGCGTTCGGCTTGCGGGCGAAGTCGAACGCCGACGTCATGTCGCCGGTCACGCTGCGCCGCCACTTCGTCAGATTCGGGACGTCGACGCCGAAGCGGCGCTCGATGAGCCGCAGCTGGGAGGTGTGATCGAAGGTCTCCGACGCGACCAGGCCGCCGCGCGAATACGGCGAGATCACCAGACCGGGGACGCGATAGCCCAGACCGATCGGGCCGCGGATGCCCTTGGCGCCGTCCACGTTCGCCAGGTTCTTGACGGTGACGTACTCGCCGGGGGTGCCGGGCGGCGCGGTCGGTGGGACCACGTGGTCGTAGAAGCCGCCGTTCTCGTCGTAGCTGATGATCAGCGCGGTCTTCTCCCAGACCGCCGGATTGGAGGTCAGGATGTCGAGCAGCTGCACGATGCCGACGGCGCCCAGGGCGGCCGGCAGCGCCGGGTGTTCGCAGTTCATCACCGGTGGGATGACCCAGGAGACCTTCGGCAGCCGGTTGTTCTTGACGTCCTGGGCGAAACCGTCCGGGTAGGTGGGCGCGATGCCGCGCCGGTAGAGCTCGGACTTCGGGTCCTGTGCCTGCTTGAAGCAGCCCATCATGCCGTCCAGGATCACCGACGAGATCGGGCCCAGATCGCGGTTGTTGTAGATCTTCCAGCTGACGCCGGCGTCGCGCAGGTTCTCCGGCATGGTCCGCCAGCTGTAGGCGTTCTTCGGGATGATCGTCGGCGTGGTCAGCAGCGGGCCGCCGTGCGTGCCGTCCGGATCGAGGGTGGCGCTCATCCAGTACAGGCGGTTGGGATCGGTGGGACCGAGCACCGAGCAGTGGTAGTTGTCGCAGAGCGTGAAGGTCTCGGCGAGCAGCCGGTGCACGGGGATGTCCTCGCGCTCGTAGTACCCCATCAGCGCGGGTGCGTTGTTCGGCCCGACCGCCTTGATCGACATCGGCAGCCAGCGGTCGTTGCGCCCGCCGTGGAGGGCCTCGTGCATGCCCTGCCACGAGTGGTCGGGGTCGTTGATGCACGAGCCGTCGAGCGACGCGTCGTGCTGGGTGTTCAGCCGGAAGGGGAGCGTGTAGCCGGTGCGGGTGGGGCCCTTACCGGGTGCCCAGCCGTGCTGTTTGAGCGCGTCACCGGCGTCGGCGAAGCCCCGGACGCCGGAGTACGTGCCGAAGTAGTGATCGAACGACCGGTTCTCCTGCATGAAGAGCACGATGTGCTCGATGTCGTGCAGGCCGCCGGTCCCGGCCGGGTCGGCCGACGCGTACGCCTTCTCGATGATCGGCGCCGCCCACGACGTGAGCAGAGCGGTACCGCCGACGGCACCCACGCGCCGCATGAACTCCCGCCGGTTCATCCCGGCGATCTGATCTGACCCCATGAGTGGTGACGCTAGCGCACCCGGAGCGCTCGCGCCGGGTTCACCCGCGGAGTCGGCCGAGATGCCCGATTCGTGCCGCTCAGGGCCGGTATTCGACGTCCGCGTACTCGGCCACCTCGTCGGCGAGGAGCCGGGCCAACTCGTCGCCCTCGGTCCGCCAGCGGGCCGAGGCGCGGGGATCCGGCTCGCGATCCTCGTCGAAGATGCCCTCCCAATCCCGTTGCCACGCGGCCAGCCGCCCCGCGAGCTCTGGAGAGAGGAAATAGGTGTCCGGACCGGTCGTGTAGCCGACGTCCCAGGCGCCGGCCGAGTTCTCCCACAGCGGGTAGTCGCGGCCCCAGTCCGGAAACAACCGGATCACGCGGCGCGCCGGTGGCATTCCGCCGCCCCAGGTGCCCTGCCTCGGCCTGGGTTCGAAGCCGCGCGGTGTCGACGCCCAGAGTTCGGGGCCCTCGCCGAGCGCGGCGAGGCCGTACAGTGCGCGGGTCGCCGCCTGCTGAAACGAGAACTCCGAGAGATCCGGCGGCGGGTCGTCGACGGTGACGCCGGCCCGGGTCGCCGAGCCGCCGGGCACCGGCTCGACAGACCACACCAGAGTCAAGGGCCGCCGCGGGTCGCGCAATTCCAGCGACAGCCGCCCGGCGGTCTCATCGACGACGCCGAAGCGCGCGGTCGTCGACCGCTCCGCGGCCTCGGTGAACGGCCAGGCGAGGCGCAGCGGGAACTCGGCGCCCGCCGTCACATCGTTCACCGGACGGTCGGCGGTCATCCCCTCCGGCAGCAGGAGTGGCCAGTTCGCGGCGACGGTGAGCACACCGAAGACGGCGGCGGCCTCCGCGCGGATGTCGATGAACGCGCGGAGGCCGCCACTGGTCTCGGGCATGGGGTCAGAGGTCGAGGCGGGCGAACTCGCGCAGCTTGGCGGTCTGGTGGCGGGCCTCGACGTTGCGCACGGTGCCCGACTTGGAGCGCATCACCAGCGAGCGGGTGGTGGCGCCGTTCGGACGGTAGGTGACGCCGCGCAGCATGTCGCCGTTGGTGACGCCGGTGGCGCAGAAGAACGAGTTGTCGCCGCGGACCAGGATGTCGTTGGTGAGCACCATGTCGAGGTCGTGGCCGGCGTCGATCGCCTTCTGCCGCTCGGCGTCGTCCTTCGGCCACAGCTGGCCCTGGATCTCGCCGCCCATGCACTTCATAGCGACGGCGGTGATGATGCCCTCGGGGGTGCCGCCGATACCCATCAGCATGTCGACGGTGCTGTAGTCACCGGCGGCGGCGATCGCACCGGCGACGTCGCCGTCGGAGATCAGGCGGATCTTGGCGCCGGCCTCGCGGATCTCGCGGATCAGCTCGGCGTGGCGGGGACGGTCGAGCACGACGACGGTGAGGTCGGCCACGTCGATGCCCTTGGCGGCGGCCACCGAGTTGATGTTCCAGGCGACCGGCTGGGTGATGTCGATGGCGCCCTTGGCTTCCGGGCCGACGGCGATCTTGTTCATGTAGAAGACGGCCGACGGGTCGTACATGGTGCCGCGCTCGGAGACGGCGATCACCGCGATCGAGTTGGGGCGGCCCTCGGCCATCAGCGTGGTGCCGTCGATCGGGTCGACGGCGACGTCGACCTCGGGGCCCTCGCCGTTGCCCACCTCTTCGCCGTTGTACAGCATCGGGGCCTCGTCCTTCTCGCCCTCGCCGATCACCACGACGCCCCGCATGGACACCGTCGACAGCAGCTCGCGCATGGCGTCGACGGCGGCACCGTCACCGGCGTTCTTGTCGCCGCGGCCGACCCAGCGGCCGGCCGCGAGAGCAGCGGCCTCGGTCACGCGGACGAGTTCCATGGCCAGGTTGCGGTCCGGGGCTTGCTTCGACATGTGGTCGGCTCCTTGCGTCGGTGCGTGAGATTGCTCTGATTCTGTCACGACCGGCGATTGGTTCCGGCTCGGGGCCGACTGCGATACTGGGCGTCATGGCCGAGAAGAAACCGCGGATAATGCAAGACAGCCGGGACATGGTGTGGTCGCTGATCCCGCTGCTCGCGATCTGTGCGGTCTTCGCCGCGATCGCCGGACTCAGCCAGTGCAGTTTCTCCGGTGATGCCGCCAAACAGAACATCCCGCATTTCGACAGCGCCGCGGGATTCAAGGCGGACGCGCGGACCATGCCGTTCCCGATCCGCGAGCCGGCGGTCCCCGCCGCGTGGATCGCGAACTCCGGTTCCACCACCGATGTCGGCAGTTCGCTGGCCAGCAACGTCGGCTGGATCACCGCGCAGAAGGACGGCAACTTCGTTCAGCTGACCCAGTCCGGCGCCACCGAGGAACAGCTGGCGCGCTCCCTCGGCGGGGACTCGGTGACCGGTACCGGCGACAAGACCATCGCCGGCCACCACTGGATCGCCTACCTGGACACCGAGAAGAACAACAAGGTGTGGATCACCGACCTCGGCGACGTCCGGATCGCGGTGCTGAGTTCAGGCGCCGAGGACGACATGACCGTGCTCGCGAAGGCCGTGCTCGCCGCGTCGCCGCTGCCGCGGGATCAGTAGCGGCTGATCGCCTGCTTCAGTCGCCGGTCAGACGGTCGGCGATGTACGGCCAGGTGGCGTGCTGTTCCCAGGCTGCCAGGGTCGGTCCGGCGCGATCGGCGAGCGCTGCCATCCGCGTCTCGTCACGGACGCGCCAGCCGAACGGGTAGGGATGGGCGCGCACGTGCGCGGTCAGCAGGAGCACCATGTCGTCGTCGGAGGCGGCCTCGCGGTCGCGTCGCAGCTGCCCTCGCTCCCGGAAGTACGACGTCCAGCTTCCGTCGGGCGAACGGTCCGCCCAGAATTCGGGATCGCTGTGGTAACCGATGCGGTCGCGTTCGATGAACCACCTCTGGTATCCGTCGAGCGCCGCCGCGTTGAGCGCGGTGGCCAGATTCCACGGCGTCCAGGGTGCCGGGAAGAACGTCGACAGTGCGATCCGCAGTACCCAGGGCTCGAGGCCGGTGCCCGGTGCCGCGCCCGGCAGGATCGACAGCAGGGCGAAGGTCGCCGGATCGAACCGGCCCGCGGCCCGCGCCAGGCAGAAGACGTGTTCGGCCAGTGCCGAATGGAACGCCCGGCTCTGTTCGGCGTCGTCGAACGGCGGCACCGGAATCCCGGGGACCGGCGGGCGGCCCCACGGGATGTCCTGGCGTTCGATCATGAGGCGATGACCTAGTCGTCGCTGTTCAGCGCGGCCTCGATGCGCTCGGCGGCGCCCTGCAACTGCGCCTGACAGTGGGTGGCGAGGGCTTCGCCGCGCTCCCACAGAGCCAGCGACTCGTCGAGGCCCAATCCGCCGTGCTCCAGCGTCGCCACCACCTGGGCGAGCTCGTCGCGGGCGGCCTCGTAGCCGAGTGATTCCACGGGTGCCTGGTCGGTCACGGGTGTCCTTCCTGTTCGACGACGGCGCGCGCGGCCCCGTCGGCCACCCGGATACGCACCCGCGCCCCGGACGGTAGTTGATCGACACTGCTCACCGCGTGCGGCGCGTCGTCGTCGAGCCGCTGCACGACGGCGTAACCGCGCGCCAGCGTCTGCGCGGGCCCCAGGGTCGCGAGGCGCGCCGACAGCTGTGCGTGCCGGTGCTGCTCGACGGTGAGGTGGTGCCGGACGGAGCGGCGCAGGTCACCGGTGAGCCGGTCGACGGCCGCACGTTGTTCGTCGACCAGGCGCAGCGGCCGGGCGAGGACGGGCCGCGCGCGCAGGCCGTCGATCAGCCGCTGTTCCCGGGTGACCCAGTTGCGCAGGGCGTGCGCGCTGCGGTTGCGGAGCGCCTCGATGCCGGCGAGTTCGGCCTCGACCTCGGGCACCACGCGTTTGGCGGCATCGGTCGGGGTGGCGGCGCGGACATCGGCGACCAGATCGAGCAGTGGATTGTCCGGTTCGTGGCCGATCGCGCTGACCACCGGCGTGCGGCACGCGGCGACGGCGCGCAGCAGCGTCTCGTCGGAGAACGGCAGCAGGTCTTCGACGCTGCCGCCGCCGCGGGCGATCACGATCACCTCGACGTGCGGGTCGGCGTCGAGCAGTTCCAGTTGTTCGACGATGGCCGGGACCGCGAGGGGGCCCTGTACCGGCGTCTCACTCAGGCGCACCCGCACGTGGCCCCAGCGGGCGGTGGCCACGGCGATCACGTCGCGCTGCGCGGCGCTGCCGCGGCCGCTGATCAGGCCGATGGTGTGCGGCAGGAAGGGGAGCGGCCGCTTGCGCCGGGCGTCGAACAGTCCCTCGGCGGCCAGCAGCGACTTGATCCGCTCGATACGGGCGAGCAGCTGGCCGATGCCGACCGGGCGGATGTCGGTGACCCGCAGCGACAGGGTGCCGCGCCCGGCGTAGAAGCTGGGGCGGCCGTAGACCACCACGCGGGCGCCCTCGGTCAGCGGCACCTCGCTGCGCCGCAGCAGGTCCGGGTCGCAGGTGAGCGAGATCGAGATGTCCGCGGCCGGGTCGCGCAGCGTGAGGAACGCGGTGCGGGTGCCCGGCCGGGCGTTGACCTGCGTCAGCTGACCCTCGACCCAGACCTGGCCGAGGCGGTGGATCCATTCGGCGAGCTTGAAGCTGAGGGTGCGGACCGGCCAGGGGTTCTCCGCCGTGTTGGGCGCGGAGTCACCGGTCATTCGCTCACGCCGACGGGCTCGACTTCTTCTGGTGGCTGGCGATCCGGTTGTCGATCATCGTGACGAACGGGGTGCGGTTGCGGCCGGCCCGCTCGTACGCGGCCAGGGCCTCGAGATCGTCGGTGGACAGACCGCGCAGCTTGGCGCGCAGCTGGGCGAGGGTGAGGCCGTCGTACTCGAGGGTCTCCGCGATCGCCGGCGCGTCGGCGGCCGGTGCGGGCTTCGCGGCTGCGTCCGGCCCCGGGGCGGGCGCGGCGTCGGCCGGCGGCGAGCTGTAGAGCGCGAAGCGTCCCGCGGTGGCCGACGGCGGCTCGGCATCGAGGGCCGTCGTCGCCGGTACCGGCGCGGCCTGGCGGGCCGGTTTGCGGGCGGTCTTCTTCGCGGCGGGCGGCGCGGTCGCGGCTGCCTTGGCGAGTGTCGTCGGCGGGGCCGGCTCGGGCTCGGGCAGGCTGATGACGGCCTCGTCGTCGTCGAACCGGGCCCACGACGGCTGTTCCTCCGGCTGATCGCAGAAGGGGGCGAAGAACTCGTCGCCCTTGATCGCCATCTCCGCGATGTTCTGCTGGATCCGCATGCCCATCTGCAGCCCGCGGCTCACCGCGGACATCGGGAAGGTGATGATCCGGGTCGGCAACCGCTTGGTCTCGTCGAGGGTGGTCACCAGCACGCCGGCGGCCACGCGAGCGGGATACGGAGGACGTCTCATGCTTTCACTGTGCCACATCCGTACCCTGGGAGTTATGGCCGATACCGATCATTTCCCGTCGCAAGACTCGCCCAAGCGCGTCCTGCTCGCCTCGCCGCGCGGCTACTGCGCCGGAGTCGACCGGGCGGTGGAAACCGTCGAGCGCGCACTCGACAAGCACGGCGCCCCGGTGTATGTCCGCAAGGAGATCGTGCACAACCGGCATGTGGTCGACACGCTCGCCGAACGCGGTGCCATCTTCGTCAGCGAGACCGACGAGGTGCCGGAAGGCGCCATCGTCGTCTTCTCGGCGCACGGGGTGTCGCCGGAGGTGCACGCCACCGCCGAGCGCCGGAACCTCAAGACGATCGACGCCACCTGCCCGCTGGTCACCAAGGTGCACCAGGAGGCCAAGCGCTTCGCCCGCGACGACTACGACATCCTGCTGATCGGCCACGAGGGCCATGAAGAGGTGGAGGGCACCGCCGGGGAGGCACCGCAGCACATCCAGTTGGTCGACGGCCCCGATCATGTCGACGACGTGCAGGTGCGCGACGAGGCCAAACTGGTGTGGCTCTCCCAGACCACGCTGTCGGTGGACGAGACGATGGAGACCGTCAAGCGGCTGCGTGAGCGCTTCCCGCTGCTCAACGACCCGCCGTCGGACGACATCTGCTACGCCACCCAGAACCGGCAGGGTGCGGTGAAGGCGATGGCCCCGGACTGCGATCTGGTGATCGTCGTCGGATCCAAGAACTCGTCGAACTCGGTGCGCCTGGTGGAGGTGGCGCTGCAGAACGGTGCGCAGGCGTCGTACCTGGTCGATTACGCGCGCGAGATGGACCTGGCCTGGCTGGACGGGGTGTCGACCGTGGGGGTGACGTCCGGCGCGTCGGTGCCCGAGGTGCTGGTGCGCGGCGTGCTCGACCTGCTGGCCGAACACGGCTTCACCCAGGTCGACACCGTCACGACGGCGGAGGAGACGCTGACCTTCGCGCTTCCGCGCGAGCTGCGCCCGGCCCGGAACTCGTCCTAGAACGTCCGGCCTGCTGTTCCGTGGTTGCTCAGCGACCACCGGACAGCAGGCCGCGTCGTGATCGAGGCCGTCACGAGCGGCGGCGGGCGCGGTCGACGGCGCCGGCCAGCGTTTCCGCGACGGTCTCCACGTCCGCCGGGGTGGTCGAGCGCCCGAGGGACAGGCGCAGCGCCCCGAGTGCCAGCTCCGGCTCGAGACCCGTCGCGAGTAGCGCGGCCGACGGCGTGTGCGTGCCCGCGTGACAGGCGCTGCCGGTGGACGC
The nucleotide sequence above comes from Gordonia sp. PP30. Encoded proteins:
- a CDS encoding lipid droplet-associated protein produces the protein MRRPPYPARVAAGVLVTTLDETKRLPTRIITFPMSAVSRGLQMGMRIQQNIAEMAIKGDEFFAPFCDQPEEQPSWARFDDDEAVISLPEPEPAPPTTLAKAAATAPPAAKKTARKPARQAAPVPATTALDAEPPSATAGRFALYSSPPADAAPAPGPDAAAKPAPAADAPAIAETLEYDGLTLAQLRAKLRGLSTDDLEALAAYERAGRNRTPFVTMIDNRIASHQKKSSPSA
- a CDS encoding class II fumarate hydratase, whose product is MTEYRIEHDTMGEVKVPVDALWRAQTQRAVENFPISFRPLERSQIRAMGLLKAACAQVNSDLGLLDETKAEAIIAAATEIADGRHDDQFPIDVFQTGSGTSSNMNANEVIASICARRGVDVHPNDDVNMSQSSNDTFPTATHIAATEGVVRDLVPALQHLADELGVKSDTWRTVVKSGRTHLMDAVPVTLGQEFGGYTRQIEAGIERVQSTLLRVGELPIGGTAVGTGLNAPDGFGTKVVAELQRLTGVEALALAQNNFEAQAARDGLVELSGQLKTVAVSLTKIANDIRWMGSGPLTGLGEIALPDLQPGSSIMPGKVNPVLPEAVTQVAAQVIGNDAAVTWGGGNGAFELNVYIPMMARNVLESITLLANVSRLFADRCISGLVAHEDRLRTLAESSPSIVTPLNSAIGYEEAAAVAKEALKEGKTIRQTVIDRGLIGDALSEEELDRRLDVLKMANLDRER
- the xseA gene encoding exodeoxyribonuclease VII large subunit, whose protein sequence is MTGDSAPNTAENPWPVRTLSFKLAEWIHRLGQVWVEGQLTQVNARPGTRTAFLTLRDPAADISISLTCDPDLLRRSEVPLTEGARVVVYGRPSFYAGRGTLSLRVTDIRPVGIGQLLARIERIKSLLAAEGLFDARRKRPLPFLPHTIGLISGRGSAAQRDVIAVATARWGHVRVRLSETPVQGPLAVPAIVEQLELLDADPHVEVIVIARGGGSVEDLLPFSDETLLRAVAACRTPVVSAIGHEPDNPLLDLVADVRAATPTDAAKRVVPEVEAELAGIEALRNRSAHALRNWVTREQRLIDGLRARPVLARPLRLVDEQRAAVDRLTGDLRRSVRHHLTVEQHRHAQLSARLATLGPAQTLARGYAVVQRLDDDAPHAVSSVDQLPSGARVRIRVADGAARAVVEQEGHP
- a CDS encoding fumarate hydratase, with amino-acid sequence MSESAPAPEFLYSDLLPADHDDTPYRLITSEGVSTIEVDGRTFLKVDPEALRKLTAEAIHDISHYLRPAHLRQLRKIIDDPEASGNDRFVALDLLKNVNISAGGVLPMCQDTGTAIVMGKKGEGVLTGVDDGEWISRGVYDAYTKLNLRYSQLAPLTMYDEKNTGTNLPAQVEIYATEQGPKGPEYKFLFMAKGGGSANKSFLFQETKAILNPKKILSFLDEKIRSLGTAACPPYHLAVVIGGTSAEFALKTAKYASAHYLDDLPTEGDMTGHGFRDTALEEEVFKLTQSFGIGAQFGGKYFCHDVRVIRLPRHGASCPVAIAVSCSADRQALGKITADGVFLEQLETDPAQYMPDAGVAEDIEGGAVVEIDLNRPMDEILAELTKYPVKTRLSLTGPLVVARDIAHAKIAERLEAGEPMPEYLKNHPVYYAGPAKTPEGMASGSFGPTTAGRMDSYVEQFQAAGGSLVMLAKGNRSKQVTQACDAHGGFYLGSIGGPAARLALDCIKSQEVIEYPELGMEAVWKIEVENFPAFIVVDDKGNDFFTDPSGAVSVPISGVRIRSKER
- a CDS encoding trimeric intracellular cation channel family protein, giving the protein MTGINDAASTLHHIGELAGVVAFAASGALTAVRRHLDVVGIMLLSVATSLGGGVIRDVMIGNTPPSAFTNMQYLICALIAGAVVCVWHPPFRYTRWPLDITDAIGLGLFAVTGTVIAYSAGLNAPGSALLGMTTAIGGGAIRDVLTGQVPSVLLPQQHLYAIPALLCSSTVAALLRFAHYQPWMGLACAAMATAVRLASLRFSWHGPQPWYVARWRRDRL
- a CDS encoding DUF4245 domain-containing protein; translated protein: MQDSRDMVWSLIPLLAICAVFAAIAGLSQCSFSGDAAKQNIPHFDSAAGFKADARTMPFPIREPAVPAAWIANSGSTTDVGSSLASNVGWITAQKDGNFVQLTQSGATEEQLARSLGGDSVTGTGDKTIAGHHWIAYLDTEKNNKVWITDLGDVRIAVLSSGAEDDMTVLAKAVLAASPLPRDQ
- a CDS encoding exodeoxyribonuclease VII small subunit gives rise to the protein MTDQAPVESLGYEAARDELAQVVATLEHGGLGLDESLALWERGEALATHCQAQLQGAAERIEAALNSDD
- a CDS encoding alkaline phosphatase family protein — its product is MGSDQIAGMNRREFMRRVGAVGGTALLTSWAAPIIEKAYASADPAGTGGLHDIEHIVLFMQENRSFDHYFGTYSGVRGFADAGDALKQHGWAPGKGPTRTGYTLPFRLNTQHDASLDGSCINDPDHSWQGMHEALHGGRNDRWLPMSIKAVGPNNAPALMGYYEREDIPVHRLLAETFTLCDNYHCSVLGPTDPNRLYWMSATLDPDGTHGGPLLTTPTIIPKNAYSWRTMPENLRDAGVSWKIYNNRDLGPISSVILDGMMGCFKQAQDPKSELYRRGIAPTYPDGFAQDVKNNRLPKVSWVIPPVMNCEHPALPAALGAVGIVQLLDILTSNPAVWEKTALIISYDENGGFYDHVVPPTAPPGTPGEYVTVKNLANVDGAKGIRGPIGLGYRVPGLVISPYSRGGLVASETFDHTSQLRLIERRFGVDVPNLTKWRRSVTGDMTSAFDFARKPNAARPHLGDPVPEMKNSLVQCGPNIALGTAGMGIAYPVPPNRMPRQQPGTRRAPSGVV
- the glpX gene encoding class II fructose-bisphosphatase, with the translated sequence MSKQAPDRNLAMELVRVTEAAALAAGRWVGRGDKNAGDGAAVDAMRELLSTVSMRGVVVIGEGEKDEAPMLYNGEEVGNGEGPEVDVAVDPIDGTTLMAEGRPNSIAVIAVSERGTMYDPSAVFYMNKIAVGPEAKGAIDITQPVAWNINSVAAAKGIDVADLTVVVLDRPRHAELIREIREAGAKIRLISDGDVAGAIAAAGDYSTVDMLMGIGGTPEGIITAVAMKCMGGEIQGQLWPKDDAERQKAIDAGHDLDMVLTNDILVRGDNSFFCATGVTNGDMLRGVTYRPNGATTRSLVMRSKSGTVRNVEARHQTAKLREFARLDL